One window of Papaver somniferum cultivar HN1 chromosome 9, ASM357369v1, whole genome shotgun sequence genomic DNA carries:
- the LOC113311260 gene encoding putative F-box/FBD/LRR-repeat protein At5g22670, with product MVFILGNESDIQRFALDWCYSDDDILGNYVNRWIVHAVKRNVQEMTLDIWQYYRSTFEIPHQLLNCKSLIKLEMQVNTGAEYADVILPKSMDLLKLKVLHLHGFSISNEELYKRLFSSCPVLKTLEIYSCDMPNLIVNSLSLENFVYKQFRSTMANIIKLTAPNLKDFECRSFINSCDIPKCSLLSNVQFDIIATMCLSFIKKFFMFITKKLKLHYRHRIQSSSIYIDQSQTLLSRVHKACDNCQL from the coding sequence ATGGTATTTATTCTAGGAAATGAATCTGATATTCAGAGATTTGCTCTAGATTGGTGCTACAGTGACGATGATATTCTGGGAAACTATGTTAATAGATGGATCGTTCATGCTGTTAAGCGTAATGTTCAAGAAATGACTTTAGATATCTGGCAATATTATCGTTCAACTTTTGAAATTCCTCATCAACTTCTGAATTGCAAATCATTGATTAAGTTGGAAATGCAAGTGAATACTGGTGCAGAATATGCAGATGTTATTTTACCAAAATCAATGGATTTACTTAAGCTCAAAGTTCTGCATCTTCATGGATTTTCGATCTCCAACGAAGAACTATATAAAAGGCTCTTTTCAAGTTGCCCAGTTCTTAAAACGTTAGAAATATATAGTTGTGACATGCCAAATTTGATTGTTAATTCTCTCAGCCTCGAGAATTTCGTGTACAAACAGTTTCGTAGTACTATGGCCAACATTATCAAGTTGACTGCTCCAAATCTCAAAGACTTCGAGTGTAGGTCTTTCATTAACAGTTGTGACATACCAAAATGTTCTCTTCTATCCAATGTACAGTTTGACATAATAGCAACAATGTGCTTATCTTTCATTAAGAAATTCTTTATGTTTATTACAAAGAAGTTAAAACTTCATTACAGACACAGGATCCAATCCTCAAGTATTTATATTGACCAATCACAAACACTACTTTCACGTGTACACAAAGCGTGTGACAATTGCCAACTGTGA
- the LOC113308389 gene encoding probable protein phosphatase 2C 24 has product MAEICCEVVSSENETTSSSSCDPNSRAARRRRMDIRSRYKCIPDHHVMKFPAQPLPQNDGCDDQEFSGNKKRLDVSNADRSFGGLGVKHQHDLVQSDATQRCVAADGQTMMSSGVYDECPKFGATAVCGRRREMEDAVAIHPSLCRENSSSSSRLHFFGLYDGHGCSHVAMSCKDRMHKLVKEEIENPVAVIPEQWKELMERSFSRMDKEVIQCKDDGTIPMINRSCRCELKMPQCESVGSTAVVSIVTPEKVVVANCGDSRAVLSRGGKAVPLSTDHKPDLPAELQRIQSAGGRVIYWDGPRVLGVLAMSRAIGDNYLKPYVSSEPEITVTDRTEEDEFMILASDGLWDVVSNDTACDIVRMCLLNGSGRVVLPQSSSAGVMKNVFGGGSNPDKACSDAAMLLTKLALARRSADNVSVVVVDLRKDLGSSSKLTNQKVSVAGC; this is encoded by the exons atggcagAAATATGTTGCGAGGTTGTGAGTAGCGAGAATgaaacaacatcttcatcatcgtGTGATCCTAATTCAAGAGCTGCAAGACGGAGAAGAATGGATATTAGATCAAGGTATAAGTGCATCCCTGACCATCATGTCATGAAGTTCCCAGCACAACCGCTACCACAAAATGATGGTTGTGATGATCAAGAATTCAGTGGAAATAAAAAACGGTTAGATGTATCGAACGCCGACAGAAGTTTTGGGGGTTTAGGAGTGAAGCATCAACATGATCTTGTTCAAAGTGATGCTACTCAGAGATGCGTTGCTGCTGATGGTCAGACTATGATGAGCTCCGGTGTTTATGATGAGTGTCCTAAGTTTGGTGCCACCGCTGTATGTGGTCGGAGGCGAGAAATGGAAGATGCCGTGGCTATTCATCCTTCATTGTGCAGGGAGAATTCTTCCTCAAGCAGCAGACTTCATTTCTTTGGTCTTTACGATGGTCATGGGTGCTCTCAT GTTGCGATGTCATGTAAAGATCGGATGCATAAATTGGTAAAGGAAGAAATAGAAAATCCAGTAGCAGTAATTCCAGAACAATGGAAAGAATTAATGGAGAGAAGCTTTTCGCGAATGGATAAAGAAGTAATCCAATGTAAAGATGACGGTACAATACCGATGATAAATAGAAGTTGCAGGTGTGAATTAAAGATGCCGCAGTGTGAATCTGTTGGATCAACGGCTGTGGTTTCGATCGTTACACCGGAAAAGGTTGTTGTTGCTAACTGCGGTGATTCTCGAGCAGTTTTATCCCGGGGAGGGAAAGCGGTTCCTCTCTCGACCGATCACAAGCCAGATCTACCAGCAGAGCTTCAGAGAATACAAAGTGCTGGTGGCCGTGTAATCTATTGGGACGGTCCTCGTGTTCTGGGGGTTCTTGCCATGTCTAGAGCTATTGGGGATAACTATTTGAAGCCGTACGTGAGTTCTGAACCTGAGATCACGGTTACGGATAGAACTGAAGAAGATGAGTTTATGATTTTGGCGAGTGACGGGTTATGGGATGTGGTGTCTAATGACACTGCCTGTGATATTGTGCGTATGTGTTTGTTAAATGGTTCCGGTCGAGTTGTGTTGCCTCAGTCATCGTCTGCTGGTGTCATGAAGAATGTATTTGGAGGAGGTTCAAATCCAGACAAGGCTTGCTCAGATGCAGCTATGTTGCTAACAAAGCTTGCATTGGCTCGCCGTAGTGCAGATAATGTGAGTGTCGTTGTGGTCGATCTTAGAAAGGATTTAGGATCATCATCTAAATTAACAAACCAGAAAGTGTCTGTTGCTGGGTGTTGA